GTTCATTAAGGGACAAGATAATACTATTACTTATCATAAGACCGACAAGAGTTACCGCGTTGCTTGTAAAACCTGCGGCGGACATATCTTAACCGATCATAAAGCGATGGATATTTTTGATGTTTATGCATCAATAATCCCAGAGTTTAATTTTGAACCAGTTATACATGTTCATTACCAAGAAACAGTGCTAAGGATCAAAGATGGTCTTCCGAAGTTCAAAGACCTGCCCGCTGAGGTAGGAGGATCAGGCGAGCTGATTGAGGAGTAATCAAAAAATTTAGTATGATTAACATACCAGTTTGATATAGATTATTGCAATCCTAAAAGTCAGATAATTGCGTACTAAGTTATAGACAGCATTTCTTAGCAATAACAGAATTT
The sequence above is a segment of the Thermodesulfobacteriota bacterium genome. Coding sequences within it:
- a CDS encoding GFA family protein, with translation MSDEKTYEGSCFCGDVEIKVTGEPIAMGYCHCEDCRKWAAAPVNAYTLWEPNSVKFIKGQDNTITYHKTDKSYRVACKTCGGHILTDHKAMDIFDVYASIIPEFNFEPVIHVHYQETVLRIKDGLPKFKDLPAEVGGSGELIEE